The DNA segment CCCGCGTCTCGCAAGCCTTAAACCCGCATTTCCCAGATGACTTCCTGCATGTTGGCATGCGATTTGCGCTAGACCCTTAAAAAGCAGGGGTTTACTGCCAATATGTGCCAAGCGGAGAGGGGAACCCGATGGGTGACTGCCAAAACGAAGATTTGCGGGTCAGTTTTGACAGCCGCTTAAAGCTGAAATTTCTGGGCAGCCAGGTCACGACCGACGCCGGACTGTTGGCCTACCGTGAACTCGATGCAGCGCTCGGCCTCACGGAAATGGCGTCCGAGCTGCTCACCGATTCACGTCAGGGGAGCAACAAACAGCACCAGCTCTCACCGCTCTTACGGCAGTCCGTCTTTAGCCGGTTGGCAGGTTATGAAGATGTGAACGACGCGGAGCGATTATCTGTCGACCCTGCGATCCGTCACGTGGTCGGCGGGCGAGCGGCGCTGCCGGAGAAGCATGCCGCTTCGACCAGCGAGGTCGGTCGCTTCGAAACAGAAATCCTCAGCACCAAGAGCAACCTCACGGCGCTCATCAATCTTTCCGGCCAATGGATCGACAAGGTCCACGAGCGAAAGCCACTCCAGGAACTGATCCTCGACCTGGATAGTTCCGTCAGCGAAACCTATGGAAGGCAGGAGGGGACGGCCTACAACGGGCACTTCGAGTGCCTGTGCTACCATCCGCTGTTCCTGTTCAACCAGTTCGGCGACTTGGAACGCGTCCTGCTGCGGCGTGGCAATCACGCCAGCGCGAAGTACTGGCGGCGCGTGCTGTTACCGGTGATCGAGCGCTACCGTCACCTGGCGATCCCCAAGTTCTTTCGCGGTGATGCAGCGTTTGCGAATCCGTCCTTGTACCGCGTGCTGGAGAAAGAGGGTTATCGTTATGCCATTCGCCTCAAGGCCAACGCGGTCTTGGAGCGAGAAATCTCGCACCTGCTGACCCGTCCCGTGGGTCGGCCTTCCCACAAACCGAAGGTCTTCTACCACAGCTTCCAGTATCAAGCGAAGTCGTGGCCACATTCGCGCCGCGTGGTGGCCAAGATCGAGTGGCACGCCGGCGAGTTGTTCCCGCGCATCGGTTTCATCGTGACCAACCTGAATAAGCACTCGCAGAATGTCGTGAAGTTTTACAACGGCCGCGGTACGGCCGAGCAGTGGATCAAGGAGGGCAAGAACGCCGTCAAGTGGACGAAGCTTTCCTGCCGCACGTTCAAAGACAACCAGGCTCGTTTGCAGTTGTTCGCCTTGGCCTACAACCTGGGCAACTTCTTGCGTCGGTTGGCTTTGCCGAAACCAGTGCGACACTGGTCGCTGACGACGCTGCGGGAGAAGCTCATCAAGATCGGAGCGAAGGTCACGCGGCACTCCAAGTACGTGACCTTCCAACTGGCCGAGGTAGCGGTCACGCGAAACTTGTTTGCCGCAATTCTCCACCGCATCGCGAGGCTGGCGATTCCGCCGCCGGTTCTCGTGTGCGGAATGCCGGCCTAGGAACAGGACGACGACGAAAACAGGTTAGCTCTAGGGGGGAGGTCTGCGCGGTGCTCGTGTTGAAGGCTGCAAAACAGCCGTTCCGAGCACCAATCCGTTCGTGGAAACCCAGGAATCGGAATCCTGGCACGGAAAACGATGAAAATTCATTCCGCGCTAGACGCGGGTGGGGGGGGCGTTGTTAGAATGGCGACCGTTCCGAGCTTGGATCGGTTCCAGGCTCAAGCCATCTGGGAAATGTCGGTTAAAGCGAGACGCGGGTATTTTTCGCCCTTCAAAATGCACGGTAGGCAAATGATGCATTTCAACACAATATTTGCTCGACACACCCGTCTAATCGCGATCGCAGTATATGTGGCAGAAGCTGGTCTAGCGTTGGCAGCGCCTGAAAATACGCCAGAGATTAATTG comes from the Planctomycetia bacterium genome and includes:
- a CDS encoding IS1380 family transposase, with protein sequence MGDCQNEDLRVSFDSRLKLKFLGSQVTTDAGLLAYRELDAALGLTEMASELLTDSRQGSNKQHQLSPLLRQSVFSRLAGYEDVNDAERLSVDPAIRHVVGGRAALPEKHAASTSEVGRFETEILSTKSNLTALINLSGQWIDKVHERKPLQELILDLDSSVSETYGRQEGTAYNGHFECLCYHPLFLFNQFGDLERVLLRRGNHASAKYWRRVLLPVIERYRHLAIPKFFRGDAAFANPSLYRVLEKEGYRYAIRLKANAVLEREISHLLTRPVGRPSHKPKVFYHSFQYQAKSWPHSRRVVAKIEWHAGELFPRIGFIVTNLNKHSQNVVKFYNGRGTAEQWIKEGKNAVKWTKLSCRTFKDNQARLQLFALAYNLGNFLRRLALPKPVRHWSLTTLREKLIKIGAKVTRHSKYVTFQLAEVAVTRNLFAAILHRIARLAIPPPVLVCGMPA